AAGTGCGCCTTCCATAGGCCAACCTTTGGCGTTTCCCAGCCGACCCTCATGCCAGTTTGCCGCATACCATCAGGGCCAAACATCCTTGATATGATTACAGGTTGATCAATCCATTCCCAATCATGGAGATGTTTAGGGTTGTGCACACCAAATTCCGTAAACATGTGGCCCGCTTCAATGTCGAGACCAAAAGGTAAACTGTTTGTGCGCATAAAGGCTTCTTCCAAGTCAACAACTGTCGCACCGGTCAGCTGATTGATATGAAAAGCGATATGAAGTTCAGCATCGAATGCGCGTTCAACACTTCCCATCATCGCAAAATCTGCGGCTTGTAATCGGAAGCCAGATGCTTTCGGATCGTGACCACCCGCAGTCAAGTTCTGCGAAACTGCGCTTGGTTCAGAACTATAACCGCCAGCCATATTGACGCTCAGCCCGAGATAATCCAGTGCCACTTTCCGGCCTTGAACAACTGTTGAGGCAAGAGATTCGTCATGGCTATCATGAGGGTCTGAGTGACTACCATGGTGGTCCGAATGCCCACTGTGGTCCGAGTGCCCACTGTGGTCCGAATGCCCACGGTGTCCTTCATTCTTTTTAATAGCTCGCTTCTTTCCAAGCGCGCGTTTCAGACGGGCGATCTCTTTGTCTTTGGCAACATCTCTATCAAGCAGGTCTTTTAAAGTTTCCTCGAGTAATTGCATCCGCTTTTCCATAGATGCTTGTGCAAAGCCGTTAGATGGATATATCGACACTAATATCGATGCTGTGCAACAAGCCGCTGCAAATCCCCGAAGCTTTTTTCTAATATTATGATATAACATCACATTTTCCTAAACAGTTTTGAAAGTTTTCAGTTAAAGTTGGAACCATTAATTCTTCAAACAGTCGCTGAGATTCTTGGCAGCACTGCGCATTAATTGACTGTAACCAGTTGGGCCGGGCGTAATGTCACTGCCCAGCGGGTCCAGTATCCCGATTTTTGCCGGCGTGCCACGCACAACAGACACAGCTAATCGACCATCGAATTGAGGCTCCCGGAAGACACAGTTTACACCCGCCTGGAGAATTTTTTTACGAACTTCAAACAGTCGTTTCGCACTTGGAGGATGCCCTGAGTGCACCATTAAAGCCCCCGCACCATTCAAACCAAACCGTTTTTCAAAGTACTGAAATGCGTCATGAAAAACGATAAACGGCTTATTCTTGACCGGCGCTAAAGTGCGCAGCATCTCACCTTCGAGCTTTTTTAATTGAGCGAGTAACTTTTTGCCGTTTGCCCTATAAAGTGCTTGGTTTTTTTTATCTGTCTCAATAAGTGCTGCAACCATTGCCTGAACCATTAAGCGGGCGTTTGCTGGATCCAACCAAATATGCAGATCCTTGGTGCTGTCTGCATGTTCTCCATGCCCATGGTGATCATGGTGGTCATGTCCATCATCGCTTCCCCATACACCACCACTCCGTGCCTTTAAAATCTGCAACCCAGCTGATTTGGTGAGCGCCAAAGCGCTTGTGCCCTTACTAGAAATGATTTTTGACAACCTACCTTCGATACCGTGACCAATCCAAAAAACTAGGTCTGCGTCCGCAATGCCCTTGCGTTGGGAGGGTTTTAAGGCAAATCGGTGTGGAGAAATATTACTTGGTATCAGTAAGGTTGGTTTGCCTACACCTTCCATCAATGACGATGCTAGCGAATGAACTGGCATAATAGATGCTACCACTTTAGGTGCAGCGGTTGCTGGTAAAGCTGCACTTGCTATTACAAAAATCATGACAGCAGTTAAACGAACTAAGCGCATCTTTTGAACCCCGAAAGAATTTTTTAATGTTACTTTATAACGTTCGGTATAATATAAAGTAATTGTAGTCAAGTCGATTTCTAGTAGATTGCGATAGAAAGAGGTTATTACATGGCGACACATAACATTTTCCCTCCTCCCCACCACAATCATAGGGACTGCATCAATACAGCGCTGACGCATGCTGAAAAGGTTTGCGCAGAACACGGTGTAAGACTTACTGCTCAAAGGCGGCGCGTGCTGGAACTAGTCTGGGGCAGTCACAGACCCGTAGGAGCATACGAGCTCCTTGAGTTGTTGCACAAACAAGATGGAAAACGGCTAGCGCCAATGACAGTGTATCGAGCGCTTGATTTTTTAATTGAACAAGGTCTTGTTCATCGCCTCGCGAGGCTTAATGCATACATAGGATCTACTGCGTCAAATAATAATCACAACTCTTACTTTTTTGTTTGCGACGATTGTGGGCAAGCTGCTGAGGTAATAGATGATGATGTGAAGAAGGTAATTTCTGAAAAGGCAAACCTAATGGGCTTTACAGTCAAACTCAATACAGTCGAGGTGAGTGGATGCTGTTCACAATGTCAGGATAGTGCATGAACCAAAGTTCGGACTCCTTGATAACGGCGGAAAACATAAGTCTGAAGTTGGGGCAACAGGCTGGGTTAGAAAATGTATCGGTTGCAATTAGAACTGAAGAAATCGTTACGTTAATAGGGCCGAATGGCGCAGGAAAAACAACGTTAGTCCATATTTTACTGGGTATTATTAAACCTGATACTGGCAAAATTAAACGAAAGGAAAATTTAAGGGTCGGGTATGTCCCACAGAAACTTGCCACTAACCCTAACATGCCAATGACAGTGACCCGTTTTTTGAAAATGACGATGGCTCTTAGTGATGAGAAGATAAACTCTGCTTTAATTGAGGTAGGAGCGTCTAAAGTCCGCGATACCCTTGTAGCAAATTTATCCGGCGGAGAATTACAGCGTATCCATATAGCGCGGGCACTCCTTCGTGATCCCGACCTGCTGATCCTCGATGAGCCTACCCAAAACGTTGATTATTCGGGGCAAGCAGAGCTCTATGCCCTCATCAGCAAAATTCGAAATGAAAGAAAATGCGGCATATTATTAATATCTCATGACCTTCATTTAGTTATGTCCAAGACAGATCACGTGCTTTGCCTTAACAAACATGTCTGCTGCGAAGGCCAGCCGGAGGCGGTCAGTAGACATCCAGAATACCAAGCACTGTTTGGTCCAAACGTGGCCGAAGGTTTAGCAGTTTATAGCCATCAACATGACCATCAACACAATTTTCTAAAAAAAGCTGAACACGTCCAATCGCGACAATCAAATGATTGATGAATTTCTCATAACCGGCCTAATGGCCGGTATTGGCATAGCACTCATTAGCGGACCTTTAGGTTGTTTTGTAGTCTGGCGACAAATGGCTTATTTTGGAGACTCTCTGGCCCATTCCGCTTTTCTTGGGATCGGCCTCGGCTTTCTGTTGGGTATTAACCTAACACTAGGCAACATAATAGCGTGTATTTTATTCTCTTTAGTCACCGTATTTTTGCAAGAACGCAGAGGCATACATTTAACATCCGACACGTTACTTGGTATACTCTCTCATACCGCATTATCTCTTGGCTTGGTAGTGCTCGCGTTGCTTCAAAATGTACAAATTGATTTATTGGCTTACCTCTTCGGTGATGTGCTGTCAGTAAGCAAGTTCGATTTAATCACGGTTTATGTCGGTGTCATTGTCGTCCTCGTCGTACTCGCCTCAATCTGGCGACCACTAATTTCGCTTTCCCTTCACGAAGAGTTGGCCCGTGCGGAAGGTACGCCAGTTATGGCTGCTCGCCTCACCTTTACACTCCTTCTCGCAATTACAATTGCAATAGGAATGAAAATAATAGGCATATTGCTGATAACATCATTACTCATTATTCCCGCGGCTACAGCACGTCGGTTTGCGCGCACACCCGAACAAATGGCAGTGATAGCAGCAATTATTGGTTCATTGTCGGTAGTATCGGGCCTTTTCGGTTCTTTGCCACTTGATACTCCAACGGGCCCAACAATCGTAGTTGCGGCATTCTGTATTTTTCTCATTACCCAATTGTGGCAGCCAAATCCTAAGTAATATATAATTTTAGTCTGATCCAATAATCTATTGATCTCTTTACAAAGCTCCAATCATGAATAGTTTGAAATCAATATACCTTTGATTCCTGGCATCAACCTCATACCTTGATTAGGCATAACAGGATAGAGAACCCATACTTACAGCAGCATGTAAACGTGCGCTAATTCACTTAGACAAATATGAGAATATTGAGCCAAAATGTTCAGAAACTACCTTTGTGTTTGCCAAAATAAGAAATACATTTCGAAAAGCTGACAAGAAATTAAGGAGGATAGAAGATGGCGGTCAGAATTGGATTAATACATTCGGTGCTTCCTGCCATCACTGCCGTCGAATCTATGTTCGAAAAACATTGGCCGGAAGCTGAAAGAACGAGCATTTACGATCAATCGCTCTACATTGACCTAAATTCAGACAGAACAATGCCGCCTAAAGTGATGCTGCGAGTAAAAAACTTGGTCAAGCATTGTGTGGCTGCAGATGCCGATGCAATCTTGTGTACCGGATCCCTATTTGGCGAGGCTATTGAAATCGCCCGTAAGGAAGTAGATATTCCAGTGCTCACATCTTTCGAAGCCCTCGTCGAAACAGCCTTTATGGCTG
This portion of the Pseudomonadota bacterium genome encodes:
- a CDS encoding TonB-dependent receptor translates to MLYHNIRKKLRGFAAACCTASILVSIYPSNGFAQASMEKRMQLLEETLKDLLDRDVAKDKEIARLKRALGKKRAIKKNEGHRGHSDHSGHSDHSGHSDHHGSHSDPHDSHDESLASTVVQGRKVALDYLGLSVNMAGGYSSEPSAVSQNLTAGGHDPKASGFRLQAADFAMMGSVERAFDAELHIAFHINQLTGATVVDLEEAFMRTNSLPFGLDIEAGHMFTEFGVHNPKHLHDWEWIDQPVIISRMFGPDGMRQTGMRVGWETPKVGLWKAHFHVGAQNPTGETMKSFLNNDETLSDRTRNKGNVNGLDDLVYLTRWDNRFDFGKTKVRAGFSGVYGPNTTGQSANTQIYGMDLTVKHALAKKWDLRWTNELMYRRFQAAFDEAGGFEADNLIDHGFYSQIALEFNNAYWAGFRYERATGSGDEDTRDSNSDLDQRQRFSPIVGWRFAPNGNLRLQYNYDKADHLNEVDTKDDPSAHAFWFGLDWAFGAGSKGHHDH
- a CDS encoding zinc ABC transporter substrate-binding protein, whose protein sequence is MCRHVITSFYRNLLEIDLTTITLYYTERYKVTLKNSFGVQKMRLVRLTAVMIFVIASAALPATAAPKVVASIMPVHSLASSLMEGVGKPTLLIPSNISPHRFALKPSQRKGIADADLVFWIGHGIEGRLSKIISSKGTSALALTKSAGLQILKARSGGVWGSDDGHDHHDHHGHGEHADSTKDLHIWLDPANARLMVQAMVAALIETDKKNQALYRANGKKLLAQLKKLEGEMLRTLAPVKNKPFIVFHDAFQYFEKRFGLNGAGALMVHSGHPPSAKRLFEVRKKILQAGVNCVFREPQFDGRLAVSVVRGTPAKIGILDPLGSDITPGPTGYSQLMRSAAKNLSDCLKN
- a CDS encoding Fur family transcriptional regulator — its product is MATHNIFPPPHHNHRDCINTALTHAEKVCAEHGVRLTAQRRRVLELVWGSHRPVGAYELLELLHKQDGKRLAPMTVYRALDFLIEQGLVHRLARLNAYIGSTASNNNHNSYFFVCDDCGQAAEVIDDDVKKVISEKANLMGFTVKLNTVEVSGCCSQCQDSA
- the znuC gene encoding zinc ABC transporter ATP-binding protein ZnuC; protein product: MNQSSDSLITAENISLKLGQQAGLENVSVAIRTEEIVTLIGPNGAGKTTLVHILLGIIKPDTGKIKRKENLRVGYVPQKLATNPNMPMTVTRFLKMTMALSDEKINSALIEVGASKVRDTLVANLSGGELQRIHIARALLRDPDLLILDEPTQNVDYSGQAELYALISKIRNERKCGILLISHDLHLVMSKTDHVLCLNKHVCCEGQPEAVSRHPEYQALFGPNVAEGLAVYSHQHDHQHNFLKKAEHVQSRQSND
- a CDS encoding metal ABC transporter permease — protein: MIDEFLITGLMAGIGIALISGPLGCFVVWRQMAYFGDSLAHSAFLGIGLGFLLGINLTLGNIIACILFSLVTVFLQERRGIHLTSDTLLGILSHTALSLGLVVLALLQNVQIDLLAYLFGDVLSVSKFDLITVYVGVIVVLVVLASIWRPLISLSLHEELARAEGTPVMAARLTFTLLLAITIAIGMKIIGILLITSLLIIPAATARRFARTPEQMAVIAAIIGSLSVVSGLFGSLPLDTPTGPTIVVAAFCIFLITQLWQPNPK